Proteins co-encoded in one Klebsiella michiganensis genomic window:
- a CDS encoding acyltransferase, with the protein MLNWQDLHHSELSATHLYALLALRCEVFIVEQRCAYLDVDGEDLVGENRHILGWRDGKLIAYARILKSDNELEPVVIGRVIVDASVRGEKLGQQLMTQALAACQRQWPERAIYLGAQAHLQAFYAQFGFHPVTEVYDEDGIPHVGMANR; encoded by the coding sequence ATGCTTAACTGGCAGGATTTACACCATTCTGAACTGAGCGCCACCCACCTTTATGCCCTTTTAGCCCTGCGCTGCGAAGTCTTTATTGTCGAGCAGCGCTGCGCGTATCTGGATGTTGATGGCGAGGATTTAGTGGGAGAAAACCGCCATATTCTCGGCTGGCGGGACGGCAAACTGATTGCCTATGCCCGCATTCTGAAAAGTGATAACGAGCTGGAGCCGGTAGTTATTGGCCGGGTTATTGTCGATGCCTCGGTGCGCGGTGAAAAACTTGGGCAACAGCTCATGACTCAGGCGCTTGCCGCCTGTCAGCGTCAGTGGCCTGAGCGTGCTATTTACCTGGGCGCTCAGGCGCATTTACAGGCATTTTATGCCCAGTTTGGCTTCCACCCGGTCACCGAAGTGTATGACGAAGATGGTATCCCGCATGTGGGGATGGCGAACAGATAG
- a CDS encoding NADH:ubiquinone oxidoreductase subunit M, producing the protein MLLPWLILIPFIGGFFCWQTERFGVKVPRWIALITMGLTLALSLQLWLQGGYSLTQSAGLPQWQSEFILPWIPRFGIEIHLALDGLSLLMVVLTGLLGVLAVLCSWNEIEKYQGFFHLNLMWILGGVIGVFLAIDMFLFFFFWEMMLVPMYFLIALWGHKASDGKTRITAATKFFIYTQASGLVMLIAILGLVFVHYNATGVWTFNYELLLKTPMSHGVQWLLMLGFFIAFAVKMPVVPLHGWLPDAHSQAPTAGSVDLAGILLKTAAYGLLRFSLPLFPEASAEFAPIAMWLGVIGIFYGAWMAFAQTDIKRLIAYTSVSHMGFVLIAIYTGNQLAYQGAVIQMIAHGLSAAGMFIICGQLYERLHTRDMRMMGGLWNKIKWLPGLSMFFAVATLGMPGTGNFVGEFMILFGSFHVVPVITVISTFGLVFASVYSLAMLHRAYFGKAKSEISDKQLPGMSMREFFIILLLVVLLVLLGFFPQPILDTSHSAMSNIQQWFTSSLSTTRP; encoded by the coding sequence ATGCTATTACCCTGGCTAATACTAATCCCCTTTATCGGCGGCTTCTTCTGCTGGCAGACCGAACGCTTTGGCGTGAAAGTGCCTCGCTGGATAGCGCTGATTACCATGGGGCTGACACTGGCACTGTCTCTGCAATTGTGGTTGCAGGGTGGCTATTCTCTGACGCAGTCGGCGGGTTTGCCGCAGTGGCAGTCAGAATTCATTCTGCCGTGGATCCCACGTTTTGGTATTGAGATTCACCTGGCGCTCGACGGTCTGTCGCTGCTGATGGTGGTACTGACCGGCCTGCTTGGCGTGCTGGCGGTACTCTGCTCCTGGAATGAAATCGAAAAATATCAGGGCTTCTTCCACCTCAACCTGATGTGGATCCTCGGTGGCGTTATCGGCGTGTTCCTTGCCATCGACATGTTCCTGTTCTTCTTCTTCTGGGAAATGATGCTGGTGCCGATGTACTTCCTGATTGCGCTGTGGGGCCACAAAGCCTCCGACGGGAAGACGCGTATCACTGCTGCAACCAAGTTCTTCATCTATACACAGGCAAGCGGCCTGGTGATGTTGATTGCCATCCTGGGTCTGGTGTTTGTGCACTACAACGCCACCGGCGTCTGGACCTTCAACTATGAGCTTCTGCTGAAAACGCCGATGTCCCACGGCGTACAGTGGCTGCTGATGCTGGGCTTCTTTATCGCCTTCGCGGTGAAAATGCCGGTGGTTCCTCTTCACGGCTGGCTGCCGGATGCGCACTCCCAGGCACCAACGGCGGGTTCCGTTGACCTGGCGGGTATCTTGCTGAAAACCGCGGCCTATGGCCTGCTGCGTTTCTCTCTGCCGCTGTTCCCTGAGGCGTCTGCAGAGTTTGCGCCAATCGCCATGTGGCTGGGTGTCATCGGTATCTTCTACGGCGCGTGGATGGCCTTTGCTCAGACCGACATTAAACGCCTGATTGCTTATACCTCCGTTTCCCACATGGGCTTCGTGCTGATTGCTATCTACACCGGCAACCAACTGGCATACCAGGGGGCGGTGATTCAGATGATTGCTCACGGTCTGTCCGCTGCGGGTATGTTCATCATCTGTGGTCAGCTTTACGAGCGTCTGCACACCCGTGACATGCGCATGATGGGTGGCCTGTGGAACAAGATTAAATGGCTGCCCGGTCTGTCGATGTTCTTCGCTGTTGCCACCCTGGGTATGCCAGGGACCGGTAACTTCGTCGGTGAATTCATGATCCTGTTCGGCAGCTTCCACGTTGTGCCGGTCATTACCGTGATTTCAACCTTCGGTCTGGTCTTTGCCTCTGTTTACTCCCTGGCGATGCTGCACCGTGCTTACTTCGGGAAAGCTAAGAGCGAAATCAGCGATAAACAACTGCCAGGCATGTCCATGCGCGAGTTCTTTATCATTCTGTTGCTGGTGGTGCTGTTAGTTCTGCTGGGCTTCTTCCCGCAGCCGATTCTGGATACCTCGCATTCTGCGATGAGCAATATTCAGCAGTGGTTTACCAGTTCACTTTCTACTACAAGGCCGTAA
- a CDS encoding NADH:ubiquinone oxidoreductase subunit N (Catalyzes the transfer of electrons from NADH to quinone), whose protein sequence is MTITPQHLIALLPLLIVGLTVVVVMLSIAWRRDHFLNATLSVIGLNAALISLWFVGQAGAMDVTPLMRVDGYAMLYTGLVLLASLATCTFAYPWLQGYTDNREEFYLLVLIAALGGILLANANHLAALFLGIELISLPLFGLVGYAFRQKRSLEASIKYTILSAAASSFLLFGMALVYAESGSLSFVSLGKSLADNMLHEPLLLAGLGLMIVGLGFKLSLVPFHLWTPDVYQGAPAPVSTFLATASKIAIFGVVMRLFLYAPVGDSEAVRVVLGIIAFASILFGNLMALNQSNIKRLLGYSSIAHLGYLLVALIALQSGNMSMESVGVYLAGYLFSSLGAFGVVSLMSSPYRGPDADSLFSYRGLFWHKPVLSAVMTVMMLSLAGIPMTLGFIGKFYIIAVGVQAHLWWLTGAVVLGSAIGLYYYLRVTVSLYLSAPQQLNRDTPSNWALTAGGVVVLISSLLVLLLGIYPQPLISLVQLAQPLM, encoded by the coding sequence ATGACAATAACTCCTCAACATTTGATCGCGCTGCTACCGCTGTTGATCGTCGGATTGACGGTGGTGGTTGTGATGCTCTCCATTGCGTGGCGACGCGACCATTTTCTGAATGCTACGCTGTCGGTTATCGGCCTTAACGCCGCGCTGATTTCACTGTGGTTTGTCGGTCAGGCAGGGGCGATGGACGTCACCCCGCTGATGCGCGTTGACGGCTACGCCATGCTCTACACCGGGCTGGTGCTGCTGGCGAGCCTGGCAACCTGTACCTTTGCTTACCCGTGGCTTCAGGGCTACACCGACAACCGCGAAGAGTTCTACCTGCTGGTACTGATTGCTGCCCTCGGCGGTATTCTGCTGGCTAACGCGAACCACCTCGCGGCGCTGTTCCTCGGCATTGAGCTTATCTCTCTGCCGCTGTTCGGCCTGGTCGGCTATGCCTTCCGCCAGAAGCGTTCCCTGGAAGCAAGCATCAAGTACACCATTCTGTCAGCGGCGGCATCGTCCTTCCTGCTGTTCGGTATGGCGCTGGTTTACGCTGAGTCCGGTAGCCTGTCGTTTGTTAGCCTCGGTAAGAGCCTGGCGGACAACATGCTGCACGAACCTCTGCTGCTGGCGGGCCTGGGCCTGATGATTGTCGGCCTTGGCTTCAAGCTGTCACTGGTGCCGTTCCACCTGTGGACCCCAGACGTTTACCAGGGCGCACCTGCCCCGGTCTCCACCTTCCTGGCAACCGCCAGCAAAATCGCCATTTTTGGCGTGGTGATGCGTCTGTTCCTCTACGCGCCAGTGGGTGACAGCGAAGCGGTTCGCGTCGTGCTGGGTATTATCGCCTTCGCATCCATCCTGTTCGGTAACCTGATGGCGCTGAACCAGTCCAACATCAAGCGTCTGCTGGGCTATTCTTCCATCGCGCACCTCGGTTACCTGCTGGTGGCGCTGATTGCGCTGCAAAGCGGCAATATGTCAATGGAATCGGTAGGCGTTTATCTGGCGGGTTACCTGTTCAGCAGCCTGGGCGCATTCGGCGTGGTTAGCCTGATGTCCAGCCCATACCGTGGCCCGGATGCTGACTCACTGTTCTCCTACCGTGGTCTGTTCTGGCACAAGCCGGTGCTTTCTGCGGTAATGACCGTGATGATGCTTTCTCTGGCGGGTATTCCAATGACCCTGGGCTTCATCGGTAAGTTCTATATCATTGCCGTAGGCGTTCAGGCCCACCTGTGGTGGCTGACCGGCGCTGTGGTTCTGGGCAGCGCCATCGGCCTGTACTATTACCTGCGTGTGACCGTGAGCCTGTACCTGAGCGCACCTCAGCAGCTTAACCGCGACACCCCGTCTAACTGGGCGTTGACCGCGGGCGGCGTGGTGGTGCTGATCTCCTCCCTGCTGGTGCTGCTGCTGGGTATTTATCCGCAGCCGCTTATCAGCCTGGTACAGCTGGCGCAGCCGCTGATGTAA
- a CDS encoding isochorismate synthase, which translates to MNSVAVALQQMQQELAGEFADEPGLQRLCVPVTLSDASDPLAWLTAQSRYPQFYWQQRNGNEEVAALGALLSFSALEDAQAFLQSHPEQPFLRVWGLNAFDPSHGFLFLSRLEWRRVGGEAFLWLHLYSETSLKQDAIAAAAFIEQLLPAKLLPQLNLKCLGETHLPEQPEWHRLVDQVVSAISQNALDKVVLARATDLAFSSPVSAAGFMAASRRVNLNCYHFLMAFDEKNAFLGSSPERLWRRIDDALRTEALAGTVANHPDDAQAAKLGQWLLKDDKNQRENMLVVEDICQRLQAAVGALDVLPPQVMRLRKVQHLRRCIWTQLKRQDDALCLKQLQPTAAVAGLPRELAREFIAANEPFEREWYAGSAGYLSRHQTEFCVALRSAKVSHTGVRLYAGAGIVAGSVAAEEWQEIENKAAGLKTLLIGSGN; encoded by the coding sequence GTGAATTCAGTAGCCGTAGCACTGCAGCAAATGCAGCAGGAATTAGCAGGGGAATTTGCGGATGAGCCGGGCCTTCAGCGCCTGTGTGTACCGGTCACGCTAAGTGACGCCTCCGATCCTCTGGCCTGGCTAACGGCCCAGTCACGGTATCCCCAATTTTACTGGCAGCAGCGCAACGGGAACGAAGAAGTTGCTGCGCTGGGCGCGTTACTGAGTTTTTCTGCGCTGGAAGACGCCCAGGCTTTTCTGCAGTCCCACCCGGAACAACCTTTTCTGCGCGTCTGGGGATTAAATGCCTTTGATCCGTCCCACGGTTTTCTGTTTCTCTCGCGTCTGGAATGGCGGCGCGTAGGGGGGGAGGCGTTTCTTTGGCTGCATCTGTACAGCGAAACGTCACTGAAGCAGGATGCGATAGCGGCAGCCGCGTTTATTGAGCAGCTTCTGCCGGCGAAACTTCTGCCGCAGCTAAATCTCAAATGCCTCGGTGAAACCCATCTCCCGGAACAGCCTGAGTGGCACCGCCTGGTGGATCAGGTGGTCAGCGCCATCAGCCAGAATGCGCTGGATAAAGTCGTTCTGGCCCGCGCTACCGATCTGGCGTTTTCTTCCCCGGTTTCTGCCGCAGGATTTATGGCCGCCAGCCGCAGGGTCAACCTGAACTGTTACCATTTTCTGATGGCCTTTGATGAGAAAAACGCATTTCTTGGCTCCAGCCCGGAGCGCCTGTGGCGAAGAATCGACGATGCGCTGCGGACTGAAGCCCTGGCCGGGACGGTGGCTAACCACCCCGACGATGCTCAGGCCGCAAAGCTAGGCCAGTGGTTGCTTAAAGATGACAAAAACCAGCGTGAAAATATGCTGGTGGTAGAAGACATTTGCCAGCGTTTACAGGCGGCGGTTGGCGCGCTGGATGTGCTACCGCCGCAGGTGATGCGGCTGCGTAAGGTTCAGCATTTGCGCCGCTGTATCTGGACGCAGCTCAAACGTCAGGATGATGCGCTTTGCCTTAAACAGCTGCAGCCTACCGCCGCGGTGGCGGGTTTACCGCGTGAGCTGGCCCGGGAGTTTATTGCCGCGAACGAGCCTTTTGAGCGTGAATGGTACGCAGGTTCGGCTGGTTATCTGTCCCGCCATCAAACTGAGTTTTGCGTCGCGCTGCGCTCGGCAAAAGTGAGCCATACCGGCGTTCGCCTTTATGCAGGGGCGGGGATTGTCGCCGGTTCGGTTGCCGCCGAAGAGTGGCAGGAAATTGAAAATAAAGCGGCCGGTTTGAAGACGTTGCTGATAGGCAGCGGGAACTGA
- a CDS encoding 2-succinyl-6-hydroxy-2,4-cyclohexadiene-1-carboxylate synthase (catalyzes the formation of (1 R,6 R)-2-succinyl-6-hydroxy-2,4-cyclohexadiene-1-carboxylate in menaquinone biosynthesis), producing MILHAVPHSGRRSNQPWIVWLHGFLGNHREWQACEPHFLDWPQLSVDLPGHGGSADVPVRDFADVEGALRNTLKHHGINDYWLVGYSLGGRIAMYHASRPDVQGLRGLVVEGSHPGLVSEAEREARALNDARWAQRLMHENFQAVLNAWYQQPVFRSLSPEQRADLVAFRAKNTPKALAGMLEATSLARQPNLREPLGQLAAPFHFICGERDAKFRSVAAELSCSLTLISGAGHNAHREAPAAFSSALLTLFRHYDL from the coding sequence ATGATCCTTCACGCCGTGCCGCATTCGGGCCGCCGTTCAAATCAGCCGTGGATAGTCTGGCTGCACGGCTTCCTCGGCAACCATCGGGAATGGCAGGCGTGTGAGCCGCATTTTCTCGACTGGCCTCAGCTGAGTGTCGATCTCCCCGGCCACGGCGGCTCCGCCGACGTCCCGGTGCGGGATTTTGCCGATGTCGAAGGCGCGTTACGAAATACCCTCAAACATCACGGCATAAATGATTATTGGCTGGTCGGCTACTCCCTGGGCGGACGTATTGCTATGTATCACGCCAGCCGACCGGATGTTCAGGGGCTGCGTGGCCTGGTAGTAGAAGGCAGCCATCCCGGTTTGGTCAGCGAGGCAGAGCGCGAGGCGAGGGCGCTGAACGATGCCCGCTGGGCACAGCGTTTAATGCATGAAAATTTCCAGGCTGTGTTGAACGCCTGGTACCAGCAGCCTGTTTTCCGTTCTCTAAGCCCCGAGCAGCGCGCTGATTTAGTTGCCTTCCGGGCGAAGAACACCCCGAAGGCGCTGGCCGGCATGCTGGAGGCGACGTCGCTTGCCCGGCAGCCCAATTTACGTGAGCCGCTCGGCCAGCTTGCCGCGCCTTTTCATTTTATTTGCGGTGAACGAGACGCAAAGTTTCGCTCCGTTGCCGCGGAGCTGAGCTGTTCTCTGACCCTGATTTCTGGCGCCGGGCATAACGCACATCGGGAAGCTCCCGCTGCGTTTAGCTCCGCGTTGTTAACCCTCTTTCGTCACTATGACCTGTAA
- a CDS encoding NmrA family transcriptional regulator, producing the protein MFAITGITGQVGGALAEALLAQGHEIRAVVRSETKGQLWAQQGADIALAEMHDGEALAQAFSGAEAVFILLPPVFDPSGNMAEPRAHIAAIRHALLAARPRHVVCLSTIGAQATQPNLLNALGLMEKELTDVCHSVVFLRAGWFMENFLWDVESAKETGTVYSHLQPLARAIPMIATVDIGLLAAELLTQPESGTRIVELEGPQRYSPHLAAEAFSQVLGRPVTVKAVPRENWEADFLAQGMKNPLPRMKMLDGFNEGWIDFTGETVKGATPLETVLKQLLERHQ; encoded by the coding sequence ATGTTCGCAATTACAGGTATTACCGGACAAGTTGGCGGTGCACTGGCGGAAGCTTTGCTTGCTCAGGGACATGAGATTCGGGCTGTCGTCCGCTCTGAAACTAAAGGGCAACTCTGGGCACAGCAGGGCGCTGACATTGCGCTGGCAGAAATGCACGATGGTGAAGCGCTGGCACAAGCCTTCTCCGGGGCTGAAGCCGTCTTTATCCTGCTGCCACCGGTGTTCGATCCTTCAGGGAATATGGCTGAACCAAGAGCCCATATTGCGGCCATCAGACACGCGCTGCTGGCGGCCCGTCCACGGCACGTTGTCTGCCTTTCAACCATTGGGGCACAGGCGACGCAACCAAACCTGCTGAATGCCCTGGGATTAATGGAAAAAGAGCTCACGGATGTTTGTCACTCCGTGGTGTTCCTCCGCGCGGGCTGGTTTATGGAGAATTTCCTCTGGGATGTGGAAAGTGCCAAAGAGACCGGGACTGTCTACAGCCATCTGCAGCCGCTGGCGCGAGCTATCCCGATGATTGCGACAGTCGATATCGGCCTGCTTGCCGCCGAACTGCTGACTCAGCCAGAATCGGGGACCCGGATTGTGGAGCTGGAGGGGCCGCAGCGTTATAGCCCGCATCTGGCAGCCGAAGCGTTCTCTCAGGTTCTGGGGCGACCGGTAACGGTAAAAGCCGTTCCACGAGAAAACTGGGAAGCAGATTTCCTTGCTCAGGGCATGAAAAATCCGCTTCCACGTATGAAAATGCTGGACGGCTTTAACGAAGGCTGGATTGATTTCACCGGCGAAACGGTGAAAGGTGCCACGCCTCTGGAAACTGTGCTAAAACAGTTGCTTGAGCGGCACCAGTAA
- a CDS encoding dihydroxynaphthoic acid synthetase (catalyzes the formation of 1,4-dihydroxy-2-naphthoate from O-succinylbenzoyl-CoA) encodes MIYPDEQMLYAPVEWLDCSEGYTDIRYHKSSDGIAKITINRPEVRNAFRPLTVKEMINALADARYDDNIGTIILTGEGEKAFCAGGDQKVRGDYGGYQDASGVHHLNVLDFQRQIRTCPKPVVAMVAGFSIGGGHVLHMMCDLTIAAENAVFGQTGPKVGSFDGGWGASYMARIVGQKKAREIWFLCRQYDAKEALDMGLVNTVVPIADLEKETVRWCREMLQNSPMALRCLKAALNADCDGQAGLQELAGNATMLFYMTEEGQEGRNAFNQKRQPDFSKFKRNP; translated from the coding sequence ATGATTTATCCTGATGAACAAATGCTTTACGCCCCGGTTGAATGGCTGGATTGCTCTGAAGGCTACACCGATATTCGCTACCATAAATCCAGCGACGGTATTGCCAAGATCACCATTAACCGCCCGGAAGTGCGTAATGCGTTTCGTCCGCTGACCGTCAAAGAGATGATCAATGCCCTGGCCGACGCTCGCTATGACGACAATATCGGCACCATTATTCTGACCGGCGAAGGTGAAAAAGCCTTCTGTGCTGGCGGCGACCAGAAAGTGCGTGGTGACTACGGCGGCTATCAAGACGCAAGCGGCGTGCACCACCTGAACGTGCTCGACTTCCAGCGCCAAATTCGCACCTGCCCTAAACCGGTTGTGGCGATGGTGGCAGGTTTTTCCATCGGCGGCGGGCATGTGCTGCACATGATGTGTGATCTTACTATCGCGGCTGAAAACGCCGTATTTGGCCAGACTGGCCCGAAAGTCGGTTCTTTCGATGGCGGCTGGGGGGCTTCCTACATGGCGCGTATCGTCGGGCAGAAAAAAGCGCGCGAGATTTGGTTCCTGTGCCGCCAGTACGATGCGAAAGAAGCGCTCGATATGGGCCTTGTTAATACCGTTGTACCGATTGCCGATCTGGAAAAAGAAACCGTGCGCTGGTGCCGAGAAATGCTGCAGAACAGCCCGATGGCGCTGCGTTGCCTGAAAGCGGCACTGAATGCCGACTGCGACGGTCAGGCCGGGCTGCAGGAGCTGGCCGGCAACGCCACGATGCTGTTCTACATGACCGAAGAAGGCCAGGAAGGGCGCAACGCGTTTAATCAGAAGCGCCAGCCGGACTTCAGCAAATTTAAACGGAACCCGTAA
- a CDS encoding 2-succinyl-5-enolpyruvyl-6-hydroxy-3-cyclohexene-1-carboxylate synthase (SEPHCHC synthase; forms 5-enolpyruvoyl-6-hydroxy-2-succinyl-cyclohex-3-ene-1-carboxylate from 2-oxoglutarate and isochorismate in menaquinone biosynthesis), with protein sequence MSISSFNRRWAGVILEALTRHGVRHVCIAPGSRSTPLTLSAADNRSFICHTHFDERGLGHLALGLAKASGEPVAIIVTSGTAVANLYPAVIEAGLTGEKLILLTADRPPELIDCGANQAIRQPGLFSSHPSAELNLPRPTHDIPASWLVSAIDSAVGQLHGGALHINCPFAEPLYGAPDDTGVDWQNQLGDWWEGNAPWLREGHENAVPKQRDWFFWRQKRGVVVAGRLSASAGEQVAAWAQMLGWPLIGDVLSQTGQPLPCADLWLSNSQAVTCLEQAQIVIQFGGSLTGKRVLQWQAACRPEEYWLVDSQPGRLDPANHRGRRLVARVEDWLEKHPAEKRLPWAETLTSLAWQTLEKVEQGTSEFGEAQVAQRLPQLLPEGGQLFVGNSLIVRLIDAFAQLPVGYPVYSNRGASGIDGLLSTAAGVQRATARSTLAIVGDISALYDLNALALLRHASAPFVLLVVNNNGGQIFSLLPTPAEERERFYCMPQNVNFSHAAAMFELGYQNPDSWPALDEAVRRAWLRPGATVIEITVPETAGAQTLQHLLAQVSQA encoded by the coding sequence ATGTCGATAAGCTCATTTAACCGCCGCTGGGCGGGCGTCATACTCGAAGCATTAACCCGACATGGGGTGCGGCATGTGTGCATTGCCCCCGGCTCCCGCTCCACGCCGCTGACGCTCAGCGCGGCGGATAACCGCAGTTTCATTTGCCATACTCATTTTGATGAACGCGGCCTGGGCCATCTGGCGCTTGGGCTGGCGAAGGCCAGCGGCGAGCCGGTGGCGATCATCGTGACCTCCGGCACCGCCGTGGCCAATCTTTATCCTGCCGTAATAGAAGCCGGACTGACCGGCGAAAAACTGATTTTACTGACGGCGGACCGCCCGCCAGAGCTTATCGACTGCGGCGCAAACCAGGCGATTCGCCAGCCGGGGCTGTTTAGCTCCCATCCTTCCGCCGAACTTAACCTGCCTCGCCCTACGCACGATATTCCCGCCAGCTGGCTGGTGTCCGCGATTGACAGCGCCGTTGGGCAGCTACACGGGGGCGCATTGCATATCAATTGCCCGTTTGCCGAGCCGCTTTATGGCGCGCCTGATGATACCGGCGTGGACTGGCAAAACCAGCTTGGAGACTGGTGGGAAGGAAACGCTCCCTGGCTGCGTGAAGGGCACGAAAATGCGGTGCCGAAGCAAAGAGACTGGTTCTTCTGGCGACAAAAACGCGGCGTGGTGGTGGCAGGAAGGCTCTCTGCCAGTGCGGGTGAGCAGGTCGCGGCCTGGGCGCAAATGCTGGGCTGGCCGCTCATCGGCGATGTGCTTTCTCAAACCGGGCAGCCGCTGCCGTGTGCGGATTTGTGGCTGAGCAATAGCCAGGCCGTTACCTGCCTCGAACAGGCGCAGATAGTCATCCAGTTTGGCGGCAGCCTGACCGGAAAAAGGGTGCTTCAGTGGCAGGCCGCCTGCAGGCCGGAAGAGTACTGGCTGGTGGACAGTCAGCCCGGGCGTCTCGATCCTGCCAACCACCGTGGCCGCCGCCTTGTCGCCCGCGTTGAGGACTGGCTGGAAAAACATCCGGCAGAAAAGCGCCTGCCCTGGGCCGAAACGTTAACGTCTCTTGCCTGGCAGACGCTGGAAAAAGTTGAGCAAGGGACAAGTGAATTTGGCGAGGCGCAGGTTGCCCAGCGTCTGCCGCAGTTGCTGCCAGAGGGTGGTCAGCTATTTGTTGGTAATAGCTTAATTGTCCGGCTGATTGATGCTTTCGCTCAGCTTCCCGTTGGGTATCCGGTTTATAGCAATCGAGGTGCGAGCGGCATTGATGGCCTGCTTTCTACTGCAGCAGGCGTTCAGCGGGCAACGGCGCGTTCAACGCTCGCTATCGTTGGCGATATCTCGGCGCTTTATGACCTTAATGCCCTGGCGCTGCTGCGCCACGCCTCGGCACCGTTTGTATTGCTGGTGGTCAACAATAACGGCGGTCAGATCTTCTCCCTTTTGCCAACGCCAGCCGAAGAGCGTGAGCGCTTTTACTGTATGCCGCAAAACGTGAACTTCTCCCATGCTGCCGCCATGTTTGAGCTGGGCTATCAGAACCCCGACAGCTGGCCGGCGCTCGATGAAGCCGTTCGTCGGGCCTGGCTTCGTCCTGGCGCAACGGTGATTGAAATCACCGTGCCGGAAACCGCCGGCGCACAAACGCTACAGCATCTTCTGGCCCAGGTTAGCCAGGCATGA
- a CDS encoding LysR family transcriptional regulator yields MIFNDRTFDGLSVFTAVVESGTFAAAAEVINMSPPGVSRAIARLEKRLGIRLFDRTTRAVALTVEGKEFYRQILPLLAALEDVTSTASLSAKAITGRLRVNIDPFFSSLILGPQLERFMSRYPDLELDLVTSDRLGDMIGDGFDLAIRFGVPRNSTLVARKLLETRIMTVATPAYLAQHGRPETPQALLGHTCIHFRDPETGRPFEWEFHRQGEVLKVPVSGRLTLNDARTLHEACLSGHAIAQMMTFGSGDLVKKGQLVDLFPDWPDERFPLYAFYPSRINPAARTRCFLDFILELAKG; encoded by the coding sequence ATGATTTTCAACGATCGAACATTTGACGGCCTGTCCGTGTTTACCGCCGTGGTAGAAAGCGGCACGTTTGCCGCCGCCGCAGAGGTGATCAATATGTCCCCACCCGGAGTCAGCCGGGCGATTGCCCGACTGGAAAAACGCCTTGGCATCCGCCTTTTCGACCGCACGACCCGCGCGGTGGCATTAACCGTAGAAGGCAAAGAATTTTATCGTCAGATCCTACCGCTGCTGGCCGCGCTGGAAGATGTAACCAGCACCGCCTCACTTTCCGCGAAGGCGATTACCGGCAGACTGCGGGTAAACATCGATCCGTTCTTTTCCAGCCTGATCCTGGGGCCTCAACTGGAGAGGTTTATGTCCCGCTACCCCGACCTCGAACTGGATCTGGTGACCAGCGATCGGCTGGGGGATATGATTGGCGACGGTTTCGACCTCGCTATTCGCTTTGGTGTGCCGCGCAACAGCACGCTGGTGGCACGCAAGCTGCTGGAAACGCGTATCATGACGGTCGCCACCCCCGCCTATCTGGCGCAGCACGGCAGGCCGGAAACACCGCAGGCGCTGCTGGGGCATACCTGTATTCATTTCCGCGATCCGGAAACCGGCAGGCCGTTTGAATGGGAGTTTCATCGCCAGGGAGAGGTGCTCAAGGTCCCGGTCAGTGGCCGCCTGACGCTGAACGACGCCCGGACTTTGCATGAGGCCTGCCTGAGCGGGCACGCTATTGCCCAGATGATGACGTTTGGCTCCGGCGATTTAGTGAAGAAAGGACAGCTGGTGGATTTATTTCCCGACTGGCCGGATGAACGCTTCCCGCTTTACGCTTTTTATCCTTCGCGAATCAATCCTGCCGCCCGAACCCGCTGCTTTCTTGATTTTATTCTTGAACTGGCCAAAGGCTGA
- a CDS encoding protein ElaB, which translates to MQPYESRLDDDLALLSDTLEEVLRASGDPADQKYIELKEKAEQALNDVKARISNASDNYYYRTKKAVYRADDYVHEKPWQGIGIGAAVGLVIGLLLRR; encoded by the coding sequence ATGCAACCGTATGAATCTCGTCTCGATGATGACCTTGCGCTCTTGAGCGACACGCTTGAAGAAGTCCTTCGCGCCTCCGGTGACCCGGCTGACCAAAAGTACATTGAACTGAAGGAAAAGGCCGAACAGGCGCTGAATGACGTCAAAGCGCGTATCAGCAACGCTTCAGACAACTACTATTACCGCACCAAAAAAGCGGTCTACCGCGCCGATGATTACGTGCATGAAAAGCCCTGGCAGGGCATCGGCATCGGGGCTGCGGTCGGGCTGGTGATTGGGCTTTTGCTCCGCCGATAA